A window from uncultured Desulfobacter sp. encodes these proteins:
- a CDS encoding thioredoxin family protein → MEIKVLGPGCAKCSKTEKLVQEVIKETGVDASVEKVSDMLQIASYGVFGTPSVIVDGEVKCTGKVPKKEDIRAWITK, encoded by the coding sequence ATGGAGATTAAAGTATTGGGACCAGGATGTGCCAAATGCAGCAAAACCGAAAAGCTGGTGCAGGAAGTAATTAAAGAAACCGGCGTGGATGCCAGTGTTGAGAAAGTCAGCGACATGCTTCAGATTGCATCCTACGGCGTCTTTGGCACCCCTTCGGTTATTGTGGACGGCGAGGTTAAATGTACAGGGAAGGTACCTAAAAAAGAAGATATCAGAGCCTGGATTACCAAATAG
- a CDS encoding putative zinc-binding protein, whose translation MSEDCCCSNNNTMILACSGGSNVGQLSNQAAIDLTREGVGKMFCLAGIGGQLSGFVQSAKDVDNLVVIDGCQVGCAKAILEKNGIENKNYMVITDLGIEKNKDFDLNPIDLETVKTEVKKGLNL comes from the coding sequence ATGTCTGAAGATTGCTGCTGTTCAAACAATAATACAATGATCCTGGCCTGCTCCGGTGGATCCAACGTGGGACAGCTTTCAAACCAGGCCGCCATTGACCTGACCCGGGAAGGTGTTGGGAAAATGTTCTGTCTAGCCGGTATCGGCGGGCAACTCAGCGGCTTTGTCCAGTCCGCAAAGGATGTTGATAACCTTGTGGTAATTGATGGATGCCAGGTGGGATGCGCCAAAGCAATTCTTGAAAAGAACGGGATTGAGAATAAAAACTACATGGTTATCACGGATCTGGGTATTGAAAAAAATAAGGATTTTGATCTGAATCCCATTGACCTTGAAACGGTTAAAACAGAAGTAAAAAAAGGGCTTAATCTCTAA
- a CDS encoding thioredoxin family protein, giving the protein MLKRLFGLTVLVLIFFSMSLAYAQDFSMVPEKGKVTMVDLGAKKCIPCKMMAPIMEKLEKAYEGKAHIVFIDVWENRNQAPRFSIRAIPTQIFFNENGEEVWRHEGFLEEKTIVDRLTEMGVEKPDLENKG; this is encoded by the coding sequence ATGCTGAAAAGACTATTTGGATTGACGGTTCTGGTTTTAATTTTTTTCTCTATGTCGCTTGCCTATGCCCAGGATTTTTCCATGGTTCCGGAAAAAGGGAAAGTTACCATGGTTGATCTTGGGGCCAAAAAGTGCATCCCTTGCAAAATGATGGCACCGATCATGGAAAAACTTGAAAAAGCTTATGAAGGCAAAGCACATATCGTTTTCATAGATGTATGGGAAAACCGGAACCAGGCTCCCAGATTCAGCATACGGGCCATCCCCACCCAGATCTTTTTTAACGAGAACGGGGAAGAAGTCTGGCGTCATGAGGGTTTTCTGGAAGAAAAGACCATTGTTGATCGCCTGACCGAAATGGGGGTAGAGAAACCGGATCTGGAAAATAAGGGGTAA
- a CDS encoding cytochrome c biogenesis protein CcdA: protein MLDSIFLTVNQWMTGGIALAAAGCFIWGVISVLFSPCHLASIPLIVGYVGGQERMVQPKQAGIYSVLFTTGLFITIALIGIICAILGRMLGDVGAYWQILIGLVLIWVALGMLGVEKCSMSGRLLYRLKLKGKLGAFVLGLAYGVLSGSCTFGFIAPILAIITVQEKIATGIILIVLFAVGHCLPIVIAGSSTAAVKKLLENSTWNGAGTWFRKGAGTLICFLGVYFIISPFISA, encoded by the coding sequence ATGCTTGATTCCATATTCTTAACCGTCAATCAATGGATGACCGGCGGCATTGCCCTGGCGGCTGCCGGATGCTTTATATGGGGCGTTATCAGTGTATTGTTCAGTCCCTGTCATCTGGCATCCATCCCGCTGATTGTCGGGTATGTGGGCGGCCAGGAAAGAATGGTCCAACCCAAACAGGCGGGCATATATTCTGTTTTATTCACAACAGGGCTTTTCATCACCATTGCGTTAATCGGTATCATTTGTGCCATACTTGGGAGAATGCTCGGGGATGTGGGGGCTTACTGGCAGATTCTGATCGGCCTTGTCCTGATCTGGGTCGCGTTGGGAATGCTTGGGGTTGAAAAATGCTCCATGTCCGGCCGCCTTTTGTACCGCTTGAAACTCAAGGGAAAATTGGGGGCGTTTGTCCTGGGCCTTGCCTATGGGGTGCTGTCCGGGTCATGCACTTTCGGATTTATCGCTCCGATACTGGCGATCATTACGGTTCAGGAAAAGATTGCCACCGGCATTATTTTGATTGTTCTATTCGCTGTAGGCCACTGTCTACCCATCGTCATTGCCGGCAGTTCAACAGCGGCCGTGAAAAAATTGCTGGAAAACAGCACATGGAATGGTGCCGGAACCTGGTTTAGGAAAGGTGCCGGAACCCTTATCTGTTTTCTGGGAGTCTATTTTATTATTTCCCCGTTTATTTCTGCATGA
- a CDS encoding Crp/Fnr family transcriptional regulator has protein sequence MNPLSKKGLFASEIEQALSVYFVKMNFKAGYILWNEGETAGRMLSIISGKVKIFRPLAGGKTAAIYIFGPGDTFGFMPLINGSSYPASAEVVDDVEALVMTREKLHAVMKQKPEIAIFLLEHLGKRLREAFNQIGRLSTKGIVPRTAAALVSLSVQSNGCGTLEIISLPVSSREYAALAGLTPESFSRGITKLEDMGIIHRLKKNSFQILDHERFVSEAKNET, from the coding sequence TTGAATCCATTAAGTAAAAAGGGCCTGTTTGCCAGTGAAATCGAACAGGCCCTTTCTGTTTATTTTGTTAAAATGAATTTTAAAGCCGGGTATATTTTATGGAACGAAGGGGAAACTGCGGGGCGGATGCTTTCAATAATTTCCGGAAAAGTTAAAATATTCAGACCGCTTGCAGGCGGGAAGACGGCTGCAATTTACATTTTCGGGCCTGGCGACACCTTTGGTTTTATGCCGCTCATTAACGGATCTTCTTACCCGGCCAGCGCAGAAGTGGTAGACGATGTTGAGGCTCTGGTGATGACACGGGAAAAATTGCACGCCGTCATGAAGCAGAAACCTGAGATCGCCATTTTTTTACTGGAACATCTAGGCAAAAGACTACGCGAAGCCTTTAACCAGATTGGAAGGCTCTCCACAAAAGGCATCGTCCCAAGAACCGCAGCCGCACTTGTTTCCCTGTCTGTTCAATCAAATGGCTGTGGGACTCTGGAAATTATTTCGCTGCCGGTCTCTTCCAGGGAATATGCAGCGCTTGCCGGTCTGACACCGGAAAGTTTTTCACGGGGAATCACCAAATTGGAGGATATGGGGATTATTCATCGCTTAAAGAAGAATTCGTTTCAGATACTTGATCATGAAAGATTTGTTTCAGAAGCCAAAAATGAAACATGA
- a CDS encoding FmdE family protein, with protein MTNFESLFETGLKFHGHKCPAMPIGLKAGLAAMKALGVERAQDKELSVISETGKGHAAGCFLDGIMTATGCTYGKSNIEKLYYNKLAFTLIDNTTGRSVRVSVKPDFLEGALNSPFVQQRKAGIPPQDIKPEVTDPLVNKIKGLDDTMFLDIGEIKTVDVKKGKGLFETRRCDACGEVTFVNKLQIQPDGTIVCMGCSSYKE; from the coding sequence ATGACAAATTTTGAATCGCTTTTTGAAACAGGGCTGAAATTTCACGGCCACAAATGTCCGGCCATGCCCATTGGGCTTAAAGCAGGCCTTGCCGCCATGAAAGCCCTGGGTGTTGAACGCGCCCAGGATAAAGAGCTTTCCGTTATATCCGAAACAGGAAAAGGGCATGCTGCCGGATGTTTTCTGGACGGCATCATGACCGCAACCGGGTGTACTTACGGCAAATCAAATATTGAAAAGCTTTATTACAACAAACTTGCCTTCACATTGATTGACAATACCACAGGACGGTCAGTCCGTGTGTCTGTCAAGCCCGATTTCCTTGAAGGTGCGCTTAATTCGCCATTTGTTCAACAGCGTAAAGCAGGAATACCTCCGCAGGATATAAAGCCGGAAGTTACAGACCCATTAGTAAATAAGATTAAAGGTCTGGATGATACCATGTTTCTTGATATCGGCGAGATAAAGACTGTGGATGTCAAGAAAGGGAAAGGGCTGTTTGAAACCAGACGGTGTGACGCCTGCGGGGAGGTGACATTTGTCAACAAGCTGCAGATTCAGCCGGATGGAACAATAGTTTGTATGGGATGTTCAAGTTACAAAGAATAA
- a CDS encoding rhodanese-like domain-containing protein has translation MGDLNSLLKDMDFKFLSSGEHSMSIEGMRKVLGNNHFVFLDVRTDDEVKYLSFPFAMHIPMNELPDRLGEVPKDKFIVPFCSSVFRGALVYLYLKANGYEEVKGLTASSEDMAAAFKPGPLAKM, from the coding sequence ATGGGGGATCTGAATTCGTTATTAAAAGATATGGATTTTAAATTTTTAAGTTCCGGCGAACACAGCATGAGCATTGAAGGAATGCGCAAGGTACTTGGCAATAATCATTTTGTATTTCTTGATGTCCGGACAGATGATGAGGTTAAATATCTGTCTTTCCCCTTTGCCATGCATATTCCAATGAATGAACTTCCGGATAGACTTGGTGAGGTGCCCAAAGACAAATTCATTGTTCCATTCTGTTCTTCGGTATTCCGTGGCGCTTTGGTTTATCTTTACCTGAAAGCCAATGGGTATGAGGAGGTAAAGGGGCTTACAGCATCTTCAGAAGATATGGCTGCGGCCTTCAAACCAGGCCCCCTGGCTAAAATGTAA
- a CDS encoding sulfite exporter TauE/SafE family protein, with product MASNILIISLLSFVLSFLFALGGVGSAVILIPALSWIGVPFNLARPTGLFVNCISMLGATWSNFREKRLDAKLGIPIIASSIVMAPVGAWASHFLPTRTLLLIFICFLFFSGAMMIFFKGSKYADQYREDRPLAGPLGVGVLAGIVSGLLGVGGGGIISPLMVVQGFNPKKVAMVTAFSVPFSSFSAFVTYAAMGSVSIKILIFAGLAGWCGGYLGTKVMQKKMKPQSVKRLLGGVLILIGIKFLWSMGFTGILQTLGGVADKVQSMWFRLR from the coding sequence ATGGCATCTAATATTTTAATCATCAGCCTGCTTTCATTTGTATTGAGTTTTCTTTTTGCATTGGGAGGTGTCGGATCAGCCGTTATTCTTATTCCCGCCCTGTCTTGGATTGGTGTCCCCTTTAATCTTGCCCGTCCCACCGGGCTTTTTGTCAATTGCATAAGTATGCTCGGGGCGACGTGGTCTAATTTCAGAGAAAAAAGGCTTGACGCGAAATTAGGGATTCCAATTATTGCCTCGTCAATTGTCATGGCCCCGGTGGGGGCCTGGGCCAGTCACTTTCTACCCACCCGGACCCTGCTTCTGATTTTCATCTGTTTCTTATTCTTCTCCGGCGCTATGATGATATTTTTTAAAGGCTCAAAATATGCAGACCAGTACCGGGAAGATCGTCCCCTCGCAGGCCCCCTTGGTGTTGGTGTATTGGCCGGAATTGTATCAGGGCTTCTTGGCGTCGGCGGAGGCGGTATCATCTCCCCCCTGATGGTGGTTCAGGGCTTTAACCCCAAGAAAGTTGCCATGGTGACCGCCTTTTCAGTACCATTTTCATCTTTTTCGGCTTTTGTCACCTATGCTGCCATGGGATCGGTGTCCATCAAAATACTTATTTTTGCAGGGCTGGCTGGCTGGTGTGGAGGATATCTTGGTACCAAAGTGATGCAAAAAAAGATGAAACCCCAAAGCGTTAAACGCCTATTAGGCGGCGTCTTAATACTTATTGGAATCAAATTTTTATGGTCTATGGGTTTTACCGGTATTTTGCAAACTCTGGGAGGAGTCGCGGATAAAGTTCAGTCAATGTGGTTTCGACTAAGATGA